AAGCCTTAAATGAGATCAAAGATCGTCATTTGATGCTAACGCCAGAGAATTACACTGAAGTCTATAATGAAATTTCTAAAAAATATGGCTTTACAACAGAAGAGAGTAAAAAGATAGAAAAATATATCTCAAGGCTTGGCGATGAATATAAAAATCAAGCCCTAAGCCTCCATATAAAGACGGTCGATGAGTTTGTCGCTTTTATGACTGCCAGGCTCTCTAGGGGTGCTCAACAAGGAGCAGGCCTTGTAGCTGATGATAAAAAACTACAGTCACTAAATGCATTTGCTAGAAGAATTCTCCAAGCAATCTCAATGCTTCACAATAAAGATGCAAAAAGCTTAGCAGAGCAAAGTATGCAGCTACTTGCTAGAAGATATGATGAGAAAAATCTTGAAGAAATGTGCCTTAGATGGTTTGACTTTGTTAGCTCTTACGATACTGAATTTTTAGAATTTTTGAAATATTATGGTGTTAGAAATTTTGATGATTTAAAGACAATGAGTTCTGAACTTGAGAAATTTCTTACACAAAAAGATGAAGATGGCGAAGAGGATGTTTTAATTCAGCTTTTAAGTCTTACTCTTGAGCCTTCTATTACAAAGGATCTTGATGAAGAGCTTAGCACAATAAGAAGTACTTTGAAGCAAAATCCTAAAACCTTAAATAGCAAAGAATTTCAAGAAAAGGTAAAGGCATTTGTTGATCGCAGAATAGAAGAAGATAGAACGGAGATCATCGAGAAAGTTGGTTCACTAAATAATGTCTTGCAAAATATAAGCGAGAGAATTTCTGATATTGCAGTTAGTTCGCAAAGTAGTTCTGATAAAGTTAAAAGCATTAAAAATGATCTAAAAAATGTAAATTTAAATACAAATAGCATTGATCAAGTAAGAAGCATGCTTATTGAGATCGCTGGTGCTTTGGAGATCGAGAGCAAAGAGCTAGGTATCGAGATGCACAATAGACAAGCTACTATTTTAGAGCTTCAAAATAGAGTGAACAGCCTTGAAAAAGAGCTTGAGGAAGCTAAACTGGAGAGCAAAGAGGACTTTTTGACAAAGGTATCTACTAAGCGTGCTTTGATGAATGAGATTCAACGCATTGAAGAGGCATATAAACGCTATGGGACTGATTATTCTATCTGCTTTGTTGATATTGACTTTTTCAAAAGCATAAACGATACTTATGGGCATGAGGCTGGAGATGTTATTCTTTCAGCAGTGGCTCAAGTGCTTAAGAAAAATGCTAGAAAGGTTGATTTCGTTGGTAGATATGGCGGCGAAGAATTTGTAATCTTGCTTCCAAGCACTGGCTTAAAAGATAGTGTTAAATTTGGAGATAAACTAAGAAGCATGATAGAAAATTTTAAATTTATATATAAAAATGAGCGTATTAAGGTTACTATCAGCTCTGGTATAGCGACAAGAAGTGCAAATTTAAGTGAGACGATGACGCTTGAGGCTGCTGATAAGATGCTTTATCTCTCAAAAGAAAATGGCAGAAATCAAGTAATGCCAAAGATAATCGAGGAAAAATGAGCCTAGCTAAATTTCTTGATGGCAAGCCGCTTTATTACAAAGAGATTGACTATGGCAGGATTATTAGAGCGTATGCGACTATAAAAGAGCACATAAAGCCATTTAAGATTATTCACATAATAGGCACAAATGGCAAAGGAAGTACTGGCCGCTTTTTAGCGCAAATTTTAAGCCAAAATGGTGCAAAAGTAGGGCATTACACAAGCCCACATATATTTAAATTTAACGAGCGATTTTGGCTAAATGGTGAGGTTGCTAGCGATGAAATTTTAGAAGCAGCTCA
This window of the Campylobacter concisus genome carries:
- a CDS encoding GGDEF domain-containing protein: MAAVTVSQIVKEALNEIKDRHLMLTPENYTEVYNEISKKYGFTTEESKKIEKYISRLGDEYKNQALSLHIKTVDEFVAFMTARLSRGAQQGAGLVADDKKLQSLNAFARRILQAISMLHNKDAKSLAEQSMQLLARRYDEKNLEEMCLRWFDFVSSYDTEFLEFLKYYGVRNFDDLKTMSSELEKFLTQKDEDGEEDVLIQLLSLTLEPSITKDLDEELSTIRSTLKQNPKTLNSKEFQEKVKAFVDRRIEEDRTEIIEKVGSLNNVLQNISERISDIAVSSQSSSDKVKSIKNDLKNVNLNTNSIDQVRSMLIEIAGALEIESKELGIEMHNRQATILELQNRVNSLEKELEEAKLESKEDFLTKVSTKRALMNEIQRIEEAYKRYGTDYSICFVDIDFFKSINDTYGHEAGDVILSAVAQVLKKNARKVDFVGRYGGEEFVILLPSTGLKDSVKFGDKLRSMIENFKFIYKNERIKVTISSGIATRSANLSETMTLEAADKMLYLSKENGRNQVMPKIIEEK